The Nicotiana tabacum cultivar K326 chromosome 14, ASM71507v2, whole genome shotgun sequence genome contains a region encoding:
- the LOC107780720 gene encoding uncharacterized protein LOC107780720 → MGTEVLRPQNCLREPQPATVFHRRKTGNGYYNNYGYRKPVVRTEKKKLNNKSQNQNQNHSEPLISRRSSAEGGKVTGYVTILRRGESLDSLNPKIGSGKKKSELTVYGTGRLGPEQPGMVPKQIRVGFSPADMYAGSAAFSNSPSPRSLPLPSFFNNSKKQVEFKSFDDFATRDLRRLLRLE, encoded by the coding sequence ATGGGAACGGAAGTATTGAGGCCACAAAATTGTTTAAGGGAACCTCAGCCGGCGACGGTGTTTCATCGTCGGAAAACCGGAAATGGGTATTATAACAACTACGGCTACCGGAAGCCGGTGGTCAGAACGGAGAAGAAGAAATTGAACAACAAGAGCCAGAACCAGAACCAAAACCATTCTGAGCCGTTGATATCGAGGAGATCGTCGGCCGAAGGTGGAAAAGTGACGGGCTACGTCACGATTTTAAGAAGGGGCGAGTCGTTGGATTCTCTAAACCCGAAGATCGGGTCGGGTAAGAAGAAATCTGAGTTGACGGTTTACGGAACCGGAAGATTGGGTCCAGAGCAACCCGGAATGGTGCCGAAGCAAATTCGGGTCGGGTTTTCCCCGGCCGACATGTACGCCGGATCGGCAGCGTTCTCGAATTCGCCGTCGCCGAGATCACTTCCTTTACCTTCTTTTTTTAACAACAGCAAAAAGCAAGTAGAGTTCAAGTCGTTTGATGATTTTGCCACCAGAGATTTAAGGCGGTTGCTCCGACTTGAGTAG